The DNA region CCGGATTTCGATACATGTTGACATTCATGGCCGGTGCGATGACGATGGGAGCGCGGGTGGCCAACAGCGTGGTGGACAGCATGTCATCCGCCAGACCCAGCGCCAGCTTTGCGATCAGATTGGCGGTGGCCGGCGCGATCACAAACAGGTCTGCATGGTCGGCCAGGTCAATGTGATTCACCACGGCCGGATTCCTCTCATCAAACGTATCGACGGACACATGATTGCGGGAGAGAATCTGGAGCGTGAGCGGAGTGACAAAGCGGGTGGCCGCTTCCGTCATGATCACCCGGACATCCGCACCCGCCTGGGTCAACCGGCTCGCCACCGTGGCTGCCTTGTATGCGGCGATGCCGCCCGTGATGCCTAGTACGATTCGTTTTCCGTTCATGCTCTTGCCCCCTGTTGTCGCTCATAGAAAAATAACAACCCATGACGGGTTGTGCGGGCGTACAAACCATGTTCCAACGGGCACCGAAAGGGATTCGGAACGGCTCTCCCCGTCACCCGTCCGAAAGGAGCCTCCTGAATCCCTTTCAATCGTTTGAACGAATTGTCAGCTCTCGCACAACCCATGACAGGTTGTCACTTTTCTTCCGAACCGTTTTCCGGTACCAAAAGATCGGCGGCAATCTCTTCGAGTGCCATTCCCACGTATTTTTTGGAGAACGGTTTGGGCTTCACCTTGGACTCCTCGCCGTCCAGCAGTTGACGCGCCCGCTTGGATGCGAGAACCACCAGGGAGTACTTGCTGTCCGCTTTGGTCATCAGATGATCGATGGACGGATACAGCACTTGAATCCCTCCTTCTGTTTACGTTTCCATGATCAACCGGTCGCGCCGGCAATGTTCGGCGGTGATGATCGCCTCCAGCCTGTCGCAGGCCCGCTCGACCTCGTCATTGATCACGACGTAATCATAATGGCAAATCTGCTTGAGTTCATCCGCGGCGGCCCCCATCCGGTCGGCGATCGTTTCTTCCGTTTCGGTTCCGCGCCCCTTGATGCGGTTGAGCAGCTCATCCATGCTGGGCGGAACCAGAAAAATGAACACACCGTGCGGACAACGCTCTTTCACCTGCATGGCCCCCTGCACTTCGATCTCCAGCAGGACGTCCTTGCCTTGGGCGAGCGTTTCTTCCACGAACCGCCGGGGTGTCCCGTAATAGTTTCCCACATATTGGGCCCACTCAATCAGTTCGCCGTTTTCAATCATCCGTTTGAATTCCGGCACGGATTTGAAGAAATAGTTGACCCCGTCGATCTCACCTTCGCGGGGTTTCCGCGTGGTGGCGGAAACGGAATAAACCAGTTGCGGCATGCGCTTGCGCAGCGCCGAACAAACGGTTCCCTTCCCCACCCCGGAGGGGCCCGACACCACGATCAGAAGTCCTTCTTTCCGATATTGGTAAGCAGCTTTCATTCGTCGGTTCCTTCCCTATTCCACCATCTCATCGCTCTGTTCCTTGCTGGCCAGGCGATGGGCCACGGTCTCCGGCTGGACCGCCGAAAGAATGACATGATCGCTGTCGGTGATGATGACGGCCCGGGTCCGTCTTCCGTACGTCGCATCAATCAGCACGCCCCTCTCGCGGGCTTCCTGAATGATCCGCTTGATGGGGGCGGAATCGGGGCTGACGATCGCCACGATCCGGTTGGCGGAAACAATGTTGCCGAAGCCGATATTGATCAACTTGATGCCCAACGTCAAGGTTCCCCCTTCGATACTCTCCGGTTGGCCCGCGGTTGGCGCGAGCGGCCCTCAAAAACACCTGCCAGGGTGATCGTCAAAAACACCTGCTAGGGTTATTCTAGACTCTTTCACCCGGTGAATCAATGAGCTTACTCGATATTTTGCACTTGTTCTTTCATTTTTTCAAGAATGCTCTTTGCCTCGATCACCCGCTCACTGATCGACGCCACCCCCGCTTTGGAGCCGATGGTGTTGATCTCGCGGTTCATCTCCTGAATCAGGAAATCGAGGCGCCGGCCGACGGGCTCCGCACTGTCCAGCGCTTCGCCGAATTGCCGCAAGTGACTGTCCAGCCGGGTCAATTCCTCCGTGATGTCCGCCTTTTCCGCCCAGATCGCCGCTTCCGCCAACAACCGCTCCTCCGGAATGTCGGCCTCTTTCAGCCATTCTTCCATCCGGGCGCGGATCCTGCCGGCCATCCGTTCCGGCACGAAAGCCGCCTCGCGGCGAATGGACGCTTCCACTTCCCGGAGCGACCGGAGCCGCTCCAGCAACTCATCCCGAAGCCTCGCCCCTTCGGCCAACCTCATCTCCCGCAGAC from Staphylospora marina includes:
- the rpoZ gene encoding DNA-directed RNA polymerase subunit omega; this translates as MTKADSKYSLVVLASKRARQLLDGEESKVKPKPFSKKYVGMALEEIAADLLVPENGSEEK
- the gmk gene encoding guanylate kinase, whose protein sequence is MKAAYQYRKEGLLIVVSGPSGVGKGTVCSALRKRMPQLVYSVSATTRKPREGEIDGVNYFFKSVPEFKRMIENGELIEWAQYVGNYYGTPRRFVEETLAQGKDVLLEIEVQGAMQVKERCPHGVFIFLVPPSMDELLNRIKGRGTETEETIADRMGAAADELKQICHYDYVVINDEVERACDRLEAIITAEHCRRDRLIMET
- a CDS encoding YicC/YloC family endoribonuclease, whose protein sequence is MKSENAVFSMTGFGRGEAEHEGIRVAAEIRSVNHRFLEIQVRLPHGFLSLEEAVRKEVQSAVRRGRVDVFITVEAASLPERSVQIDWELVRKLIEAGRELEKKMDIRFDLTVSDLMARPECWIIGEPDPDVGKCLPQVISAVREAVGRLREMRLAEGARLRDELLERLRSLREVEASIRREAAFVPERMAGRIRARMEEWLKEADIPEERLLAEAAIWAEKADITEELTRLDSHLRQFGEALDSAEPVGRRLDFLIQEMNREINTIGSKAGVASISERVIEAKSILEKMKEQVQNIE
- the remA gene encoding extracellular matrix/biofilm regulator RemA, whose translation is MGIKLINIGFGNIVSANRIVAIVSPDSAPIKRIIQEARERGVLIDATYGRRTRAVIITDSDHVILSAVQPETVAHRLASKEQSDEMVE